The following proteins come from a genomic window of Manduca sexta isolate Smith_Timp_Sample1 chromosome 2, JHU_Msex_v1.0, whole genome shotgun sequence:
- the LOC115450744 gene encoding zinc finger protein 184 isoform X1 produces the protein MPTRNIPRIVPSSLQIKMESTIEIQESQEIKTPSSKEAIQVEWLKQKLKCLWDSAPFCGMCLDNTRSLNSLDNEFVIGRQKESQSLLDILNYVFNEDIENIMSSTQLCDNCSEKTIQSYLFIRNTKLLSKIINNCVTDIHSKAVDVGEQILDNFMYDNANVMIVLENENEMFSEVENLTAITEIVPTDQPIIATAACPQHETKEDTKAKEIDETVIINKDKEEMQVKEGFHKPVTSERTPNITLEKGKLVIKPIKTLTPRSVPIYSTYKCNHCPDIFTTHKSLKEHEKSKHKFHVFQCRMCEKSYNTQQSLNNHYKTHSKARCKICRMILRQEDLFSHLREFHSNVVYPCKFCELVYYTQEALDTHFKANHLVNDTTAQSQCVMCLKEISEDQLKIHKCKFSCSDCFVMPCIHYNYLVSYRQQVLNHSAKVACTDCDYVTHRKEYFITHVNREHLDYHPFTCNDCGMQFYTKMSLKTHIDQYHIDNICAYCDTEFKKRNVLVEHRKKCKTIIRAFPCDKCQASFDLEEEIIKHEFLRHSDGGFACKLCNRRFLEEVQLEEHQVMAHSSVQCKKRRKNIECTLCDTKFNNIKELEQHEDMHGPNVTYPCKTCLKQFQSLKKLYIHQQRHYDRIQCGGCKKRIITSFYPQHAVRCMYVREGSMQHICEVCGKAFHLESLLRLHQKAHEKVNCSECGKLMKASNLENHLRGHSNIKSTRSIPKIACHLCGHLVRKKCDLDTHMNRYHLKVKPYSCHICNKRFCGKVRLTEHLATHTSDNECFCSICGKKFANRVCLKMHVRIHTGECPYTCDLCGDKFRSSSIMKTHRLKKHLEKSIACPACDSMFHIVREMRHHFKNVHWKDKDRPFNYKEAVSPEFYHLFEDGRLPKVDPGLKEDVMGS, from the exons ATGCCGACTAGGAATATTCCGAGAATAGTCCCTAGTAG TTTACAGATTAAAATGGAGAGCACAATAGAAATTCAAGAAAGTCAAGAAATAAAAACTCCATCCTCGAAAGAGGCTATCCAAGTGGAATGGCTGAAGCAGAAGTTAAAATGCCTGTGGGATTCGGCTCCATTCTGTGGGATGTGTTTGGATAACACCAGGAGCCTTAATTCTCTCGACAATGAGTTTGTTATTGGACGGCAGAAGGAGTCACAATCGCTGTTAGACattttgaattatgtatttaatgaagat atagaaaatataatgtCCAGCACACAGTTATGTGATAACTGTTCAGAAAAAACAATccaatcatatttatttatacggaACACTAAGTTACTGTCGAAAATCATCAATAATTGTGTCACGGATATACACAGCAAAGCTGTGGATGTTGGGGAACAAATTCTGGATAACTTCATGTATGATAATGCTAACGTCATGATTGTTTTAgagaatgaaaatgaaatgtttaGTGAAGTAGAAAATCTTACAGCGATCACTGAAATAGTACCAACAGATCAACCAATAATAGCCACAGCCGCTTGTCCTCAACATGAAACTAAAGAAGATACTAAAGCCAAGGAGATTGATGAGACTGTAATAATTAACAAGGATAAGGAAGAAATGCAAGTTAAGGAAGGATTTCATAAACCAGTAACGTCAGAAAGGACTCCAAACATCACTTTGGAGAAAGGGAAGCTGgttataaaaccaataaaaactcTCACACCTCGATCTGTGCCAATATACAGCACTTACAAATGCAATCACTGTCCAGACATTTTCACAACACACAAATCATTAAAGGAGCATGAAAAATCAAAGCACAAATTCCATGTCTTTCAATGCAGGATGTGCGAAAAGTCATACAACACCCAGCAATCATtgaataatcattataaaaccCATTCAAAGGCTAGATGTAAAATTTGCCGTATGATATTGCGCCAAGAAGATCTATTCTCACATTTAAGGGAATTTCACTCTAATGTAGTTTATCCATGCAAATTCTGTGAGCTGGTTTACTACACACAAGAAGCTTTGGACACACATTTCAAAGCGAATCACTTGGTTAATGATACAACTGCACAATCACAATGTGTTATGTGTCTGAAAGAAATAAGTGAGGATCAATTAAAAATCCATAAATGCAAGTTTAGTTGCTCAGACTGCTTTGTAATGCCATGCATACATTATAACTATTTAGTATCATACAGACAGCAAGTGTTAAACCATTCGGCTAAAGTGGCCTGCACGGATTGTGACTATGTGACGCATCGGAAGGAGTATTTCATAACACATGTGAATAGAGAGCATTTGGATTACCATCCGTTCACATGTAATGACTGTGGCATGCAGTTTTACACAAAAATGAGTTTAAAAACTCATATAGACCAATATCACATTGACAATATTTGTGCATACTGTGATACCGAATTCAAGAAACGCAATGTTCTTGTGGAACATAGAAAGAAATGTAAAACGATTATCAGGGCGTTCCCTTGCGATAAATGTCAAGCTTCATTCGATTTGGAAGAAGAAATAATCAAGCATGAATTCCTTAGACATAGCGATGGCGGATTTGCATGTAAATTGTGCAACAGAAGATTTCTGGAAGAGGTACAGTTGGAAGAACACCAAGTTATGGCACACAGCAGTGTCCAATGCAAGAAGAGgcgaaaaaatattgaatgcaCCTTGTGTGACACTAAATTTAACAACATAAAAGAATTAGAACAACATGAGGATATGCATGGACCGAACGTGACATACCCTTGTAAGACATGTTTGAAGCAATTCCAGAGTTTGAAAAAGTTATACATTCATCAACAAAGGCATTATGATAGGATACAATGCGGCGGATGTAAGAAGAGAATCATTACCAGTTTTTACCCACAGCACGCTGTGCGTTGCATGTATGTGAGAGAAGGCTCCATGCAACACATCTGTGAAGTGTGCGGCAAAGCTTTCCACTTAGAATCACTATTGCGCCTCCATCAGAAGGCTCACGAAAAAGTAAATTGTTCAGAATGCGGCAAACTCATGAAAGCATCTAATCTTGAGAACCATCTACGAGGACACAGTAATATTAAAAGCACGCGAAGCATACCCAAGATCGCGTGCCATCTATGTGGTCATTTGGTGAGGAAGAAATGCGATTTGGACACGCACATGAACAGATATCACTTGAAAGTGAAGCCGTATTCGTGCCATATTTGCAACAAACGTTTTTGTGGAAAAGTGAGGCTCACCGAACACCTGGCAACACACACATCGGACAATGAGTGTTTCTGTTCTATTTGCGGGAAGAAGTTCGCCAACAGAGTGTGTCTGAAAATGCATGTCCGAATCCACACTGGAGAATGCCCCTATACATGTGACTTATGTGGGGATAAATTTAGATCGTCCAGTATTATGAAAACGCATAGACTGAAAAAACATTTAGAGAAAAGCATTGCCTGTCCTGCTTGTGACAGTATGTTCCATATAGTTAGAGAGATGAGACACCACTTCAAAAATGTGCACTGGAAGGACAAAGATAGGCCGTTTAACTACAAAGAAGCAGTGTCGCCAgagttttatcatttatttgaggATGGCAGGCTTCCCAAGGTTGACCCTGGGCTCAAAGAGGATGTCATGGGTTCCTAA
- the LOC115450744 gene encoding zinc finger protein 184 isoform X2 has translation MESTIEIQESQEIKTPSSKEAIQVEWLKQKLKCLWDSAPFCGMCLDNTRSLNSLDNEFVIGRQKESQSLLDILNYVFNEDIENIMSSTQLCDNCSEKTIQSYLFIRNTKLLSKIINNCVTDIHSKAVDVGEQILDNFMYDNANVMIVLENENEMFSEVENLTAITEIVPTDQPIIATAACPQHETKEDTKAKEIDETVIINKDKEEMQVKEGFHKPVTSERTPNITLEKGKLVIKPIKTLTPRSVPIYSTYKCNHCPDIFTTHKSLKEHEKSKHKFHVFQCRMCEKSYNTQQSLNNHYKTHSKARCKICRMILRQEDLFSHLREFHSNVVYPCKFCELVYYTQEALDTHFKANHLVNDTTAQSQCVMCLKEISEDQLKIHKCKFSCSDCFVMPCIHYNYLVSYRQQVLNHSAKVACTDCDYVTHRKEYFITHVNREHLDYHPFTCNDCGMQFYTKMSLKTHIDQYHIDNICAYCDTEFKKRNVLVEHRKKCKTIIRAFPCDKCQASFDLEEEIIKHEFLRHSDGGFACKLCNRRFLEEVQLEEHQVMAHSSVQCKKRRKNIECTLCDTKFNNIKELEQHEDMHGPNVTYPCKTCLKQFQSLKKLYIHQQRHYDRIQCGGCKKRIITSFYPQHAVRCMYVREGSMQHICEVCGKAFHLESLLRLHQKAHEKVNCSECGKLMKASNLENHLRGHSNIKSTRSIPKIACHLCGHLVRKKCDLDTHMNRYHLKVKPYSCHICNKRFCGKVRLTEHLATHTSDNECFCSICGKKFANRVCLKMHVRIHTGECPYTCDLCGDKFRSSSIMKTHRLKKHLEKSIACPACDSMFHIVREMRHHFKNVHWKDKDRPFNYKEAVSPEFYHLFEDGRLPKVDPGLKEDVMGS, from the exons ATGGAGAGCACAATAGAAATTCAAGAAAGTCAAGAAATAAAAACTCCATCCTCGAAAGAGGCTATCCAAGTGGAATGGCTGAAGCAGAAGTTAAAATGCCTGTGGGATTCGGCTCCATTCTGTGGGATGTGTTTGGATAACACCAGGAGCCTTAATTCTCTCGACAATGAGTTTGTTATTGGACGGCAGAAGGAGTCACAATCGCTGTTAGACattttgaattatgtatttaatgaagat atagaaaatataatgtCCAGCACACAGTTATGTGATAACTGTTCAGAAAAAACAATccaatcatatttatttatacggaACACTAAGTTACTGTCGAAAATCATCAATAATTGTGTCACGGATATACACAGCAAAGCTGTGGATGTTGGGGAACAAATTCTGGATAACTTCATGTATGATAATGCTAACGTCATGATTGTTTTAgagaatgaaaatgaaatgtttaGTGAAGTAGAAAATCTTACAGCGATCACTGAAATAGTACCAACAGATCAACCAATAATAGCCACAGCCGCTTGTCCTCAACATGAAACTAAAGAAGATACTAAAGCCAAGGAGATTGATGAGACTGTAATAATTAACAAGGATAAGGAAGAAATGCAAGTTAAGGAAGGATTTCATAAACCAGTAACGTCAGAAAGGACTCCAAACATCACTTTGGAGAAAGGGAAGCTGgttataaaaccaataaaaactcTCACACCTCGATCTGTGCCAATATACAGCACTTACAAATGCAATCACTGTCCAGACATTTTCACAACACACAAATCATTAAAGGAGCATGAAAAATCAAAGCACAAATTCCATGTCTTTCAATGCAGGATGTGCGAAAAGTCATACAACACCCAGCAATCATtgaataatcattataaaaccCATTCAAAGGCTAGATGTAAAATTTGCCGTATGATATTGCGCCAAGAAGATCTATTCTCACATTTAAGGGAATTTCACTCTAATGTAGTTTATCCATGCAAATTCTGTGAGCTGGTTTACTACACACAAGAAGCTTTGGACACACATTTCAAAGCGAATCACTTGGTTAATGATACAACTGCACAATCACAATGTGTTATGTGTCTGAAAGAAATAAGTGAGGATCAATTAAAAATCCATAAATGCAAGTTTAGTTGCTCAGACTGCTTTGTAATGCCATGCATACATTATAACTATTTAGTATCATACAGACAGCAAGTGTTAAACCATTCGGCTAAAGTGGCCTGCACGGATTGTGACTATGTGACGCATCGGAAGGAGTATTTCATAACACATGTGAATAGAGAGCATTTGGATTACCATCCGTTCACATGTAATGACTGTGGCATGCAGTTTTACACAAAAATGAGTTTAAAAACTCATATAGACCAATATCACATTGACAATATTTGTGCATACTGTGATACCGAATTCAAGAAACGCAATGTTCTTGTGGAACATAGAAAGAAATGTAAAACGATTATCAGGGCGTTCCCTTGCGATAAATGTCAAGCTTCATTCGATTTGGAAGAAGAAATAATCAAGCATGAATTCCTTAGACATAGCGATGGCGGATTTGCATGTAAATTGTGCAACAGAAGATTTCTGGAAGAGGTACAGTTGGAAGAACACCAAGTTATGGCACACAGCAGTGTCCAATGCAAGAAGAGgcgaaaaaatattgaatgcaCCTTGTGTGACACTAAATTTAACAACATAAAAGAATTAGAACAACATGAGGATATGCATGGACCGAACGTGACATACCCTTGTAAGACATGTTTGAAGCAATTCCAGAGTTTGAAAAAGTTATACATTCATCAACAAAGGCATTATGATAGGATACAATGCGGCGGATGTAAGAAGAGAATCATTACCAGTTTTTACCCACAGCACGCTGTGCGTTGCATGTATGTGAGAGAAGGCTCCATGCAACACATCTGTGAAGTGTGCGGCAAAGCTTTCCACTTAGAATCACTATTGCGCCTCCATCAGAAGGCTCACGAAAAAGTAAATTGTTCAGAATGCGGCAAACTCATGAAAGCATCTAATCTTGAGAACCATCTACGAGGACACAGTAATATTAAAAGCACGCGAAGCATACCCAAGATCGCGTGCCATCTATGTGGTCATTTGGTGAGGAAGAAATGCGATTTGGACACGCACATGAACAGATATCACTTGAAAGTGAAGCCGTATTCGTGCCATATTTGCAACAAACGTTTTTGTGGAAAAGTGAGGCTCACCGAACACCTGGCAACACACACATCGGACAATGAGTGTTTCTGTTCTATTTGCGGGAAGAAGTTCGCCAACAGAGTGTGTCTGAAAATGCATGTCCGAATCCACACTGGAGAATGCCCCTATACATGTGACTTATGTGGGGATAAATTTAGATCGTCCAGTATTATGAAAACGCATAGACTGAAAAAACATTTAGAGAAAAGCATTGCCTGTCCTGCTTGTGACAGTATGTTCCATATAGTTAGAGAGATGAGACACCACTTCAAAAATGTGCACTGGAAGGACAAAGATAGGCCGTTTAACTACAAAGAAGCAGTGTCGCCAgagttttatcatttatttgaggATGGCAGGCTTCCCAAGGTTGACCCTGGGCTCAAAGAGGATGTCATGGGTTCCTAA
- the LOC115450746 gene encoding zinc finger imprinted 3-like — protein MDLIKLITDPKTISSTCFLCFKLCDNGTSVYDIVDIEDKYENFAVKTSLINVIEYLFPFQDIIFSKACVDCIGDLKKIYCKFQLRDVKMENFSQVVNIINKKIPTKIPASKKIIKISLTEKQSKLKNVKNKAKSSNIALGKILDEHQYAKLHLNSNENNLESEICYICAKLCKTPKALKVHLNSHEDKTCPYCQKVLKSNSYFNKHVQGHITNVKKKRKIIHYYCDVCPYKTINKRDLKCHNYKAHLHIRPYQCENCPKSFYKKSNLTEHLLIHDRSKRFICELCGIHFSVKRSLIQHLMLHEGRRDYECKFCKRKFVSNSRKNEHIKRSHSNKCHNCPYCSKKFAIRKDKINHLKLDHWDLFSVDDNFLLLDCL, from the exons ATGGatctcataaaattaattactgaCCCGAAAACCATCTCGTCCACGTGTTTCTTATGTTTCAAATTGTGTGACAATGGTACTAGTGTATACGATATTGTTGATATCGAAGATAAGTACGAAAATTTTGCCGTAAAAACTTCATTAATTAAcgttatagaatatttatttccttttcaA GATATCATTTTCAGCAAGGCATGTGTTGACTGCATTGGAGACTTAAAAAAGATTTACTGCAAATTTCAACTGAGAGATGTGAAAATGGAAAATTTTAGTCAAGTTgtgaatatcataaataaaaaaatacccacaAAGATACCGGCCTCAAAGAAAATAATCAAGATATCCTTAACAGAAAAACAATCAAaactcaaaaatgttaaaaataaggcAAAAAGTAGCAATATTGCATTAGGAAAAATATTAGATGAGCACCAGTATGccaaattacatttgaattccaatgaaaataatttagaaagtgAAATATGCTACATTTGTGCTAAGCTCTGTAAAACTCCTAAGGCACTGAAAGTCCATCTGAACAGCCATGAAGACAAAACATGTCCATATTGCCAGAAGGTTTTAAAATCCAATTCATACTTCAATAAACATGTTCAGGGTCACATCACAAATGTCAAAaagaaacgtaaaataattcACTATTATTGTGATGTTTGtccatacaaaactataaataaaagggATTTAAAATGTCATAACTATAAAGCTCATTTGCACATCAGACCGTATCAATGTGAGAATTGTCCAAAAAGTTTTTACAAGAAGAGTAATCTCACAgaacatttattaattcatgATAGATCTAAAAGGTTTATTTGTGAGCTTTGTGGAATTCATTTCTCAGTGAAAAGGTCATTGATCCAACATCTAATGCTGCATGAAGGTAGAAGGGATTACGAATGTAAgttttgtaaaagaaaatttgtATCCAATAGCCGTAAGAATGAACATATTAAGAGAAGTCATTCAAATAAGTGTCATAACTGTCCATATTGTTCAAAGAAGTTTGCTATACGGAAGGATAAAATTAATCATTTGAAGTTGGATCATTGGGATTTGTTTTCAGTAGATGACAATTTTCTCTTACttgattgtttataa
- the LOC115450748 gene encoding uncharacterized protein LOC115450748 isoform X5, whose product MELLIPRGRVYDEFIVVFAMVTSMCICAEYDLQSAMKLKQLDMEYGEKLTSVEQVAGRSPLKFTLNTSQLVPSTRCTTGQPIKLNSDYVPESSDERNENKIENDVQNMDGSITTKKSYIAPSPADNPHYIDDER is encoded by the exons ATGGAACTTCTGATACCAAGAGGACGTGTTTACGACGAATTTATTGTG GTATTTGCAATGGTTACTTCAATGTGTATTTGTGCGGAATACGACTTGCAGTCAG CAATGAAATTAAAGCAGCTAGACAtgg AGTACGGCGAGAAGCTGACaa GTGTTGAACAGG TTGCAGGTCGCTCGCCACTCAAGTTCACGCTCAACACATCTCAACTGGTGCCCTCCACTCGATGTACTACCGGCCAgccaataaaat tgaaTTCGGATTACGTGCCAg AAAGCAGTGAcg AGAGAAATGAAAATAAGATCGAAAATGATGTTCAAAACATGGATGGTA GTATAACCACGAAGAAGTCGTATATAGCGCCATCTCCAGCTGATAATCCACATTATATTGATGAtgaaagataa
- the LOC115450748 gene encoding uncharacterized protein LOC115450748 isoform X6, with protein sequence MELLIPRGRVYDEFIVVFAMVTSMCICAEYDLQSAMKLKQLDMEYGEKLTSVEQGRSPLKFTLNTSQLVPSTRCTTGQPIKLNSDYVPESSDERNENKIENDVQNMDGSITTKKSYIAPSPADNPHYIDDER encoded by the exons ATGGAACTTCTGATACCAAGAGGACGTGTTTACGACGAATTTATTGTG GTATTTGCAATGGTTACTTCAATGTGTATTTGTGCGGAATACGACTTGCAGTCAG CAATGAAATTAAAGCAGCTAGACAtgg AGTACGGCGAGAAGCTGACaa GTGTTGAACAGG GTCGCTCGCCACTCAAGTTCACGCTCAACACATCTCAACTGGTGCCCTCCACTCGATGTACTACCGGCCAgccaataaaat tgaaTTCGGATTACGTGCCAg AAAGCAGTGAcg AGAGAAATGAAAATAAGATCGAAAATGATGTTCAAAACATGGATGGTA GTATAACCACGAAGAAGTCGTATATAGCGCCATCTCCAGCTGATAATCCACATTATATTGATGAtgaaagataa
- the LOC115450748 gene encoding uncharacterized protein LOC115450748 isoform X2, whose product MELLIPRGRVYDEFIVVFAMVTSMCICAEYDLQSAMKLKQLDMEYGEKLTSVEQGELKSTGLRSTYVGRSPLKFTLNTSQLVPSTRCTTGQPIKLNSDYVPESSDERNENKIENDVQNMDGSITTKKSYIAPSPADNPHYIDDER is encoded by the exons ATGGAACTTCTGATACCAAGAGGACGTGTTTACGACGAATTTATTGTG GTATTTGCAATGGTTACTTCAATGTGTATTTGTGCGGAATACGACTTGCAGTCAG CAATGAAATTAAAGCAGCTAGACAtgg AGTACGGCGAGAAGCTGACaa GTGTTGAACAGGGTGAGTTAAAATCAACTGGCCTCAGGAGTACctatgtag GTCGCTCGCCACTCAAGTTCACGCTCAACACATCTCAACTGGTGCCCTCCACTCGATGTACTACCGGCCAgccaataaaat tgaaTTCGGATTACGTGCCAg AAAGCAGTGAcg AGAGAAATGAAAATAAGATCGAAAATGATGTTCAAAACATGGATGGTA GTATAACCACGAAGAAGTCGTATATAGCGCCATCTCCAGCTGATAATCCACATTATATTGATGAtgaaagataa
- the LOC115450748 gene encoding uncharacterized protein LOC115450748 isoform X1 translates to MELLIPRGRVYDEFIVVFAMVTSMCICAEYDLQSAMKLKQLDMEYGEKLTSVEQGELKSTGLRSTYVVAGRSPLKFTLNTSQLVPSTRCTTGQPIKLNSDYVPESSDERNENKIENDVQNMDGSITTKKSYIAPSPADNPHYIDDER, encoded by the exons ATGGAACTTCTGATACCAAGAGGACGTGTTTACGACGAATTTATTGTG GTATTTGCAATGGTTACTTCAATGTGTATTTGTGCGGAATACGACTTGCAGTCAG CAATGAAATTAAAGCAGCTAGACAtgg AGTACGGCGAGAAGCTGACaa GTGTTGAACAGGGTGAGTTAAAATCAACTGGCCTCAGGAGTACctatgtag TTGCAGGTCGCTCGCCACTCAAGTTCACGCTCAACACATCTCAACTGGTGCCCTCCACTCGATGTACTACCGGCCAgccaataaaat tgaaTTCGGATTACGTGCCAg AAAGCAGTGAcg AGAGAAATGAAAATAAGATCGAAAATGATGTTCAAAACATGGATGGTA GTATAACCACGAAGAAGTCGTATATAGCGCCATCTCCAGCTGATAATCCACATTATATTGATGAtgaaagataa
- the LOC115450748 gene encoding uncharacterized protein LOC115450748 isoform X3 produces the protein MELLIPRGRVYDEFIVVFAMVTSMCICAEYDLQSAMKLKQLDMEYGEKLTSVEQDFRFKLMPVAGRSPLKFTLNTSQLVPSTRCTTGQPIKLNSDYVPESSDERNENKIENDVQNMDGSITTKKSYIAPSPADNPHYIDDER, from the exons ATGGAACTTCTGATACCAAGAGGACGTGTTTACGACGAATTTATTGTG GTATTTGCAATGGTTACTTCAATGTGTATTTGTGCGGAATACGACTTGCAGTCAG CAATGAAATTAAAGCAGCTAGACAtgg AGTACGGCGAGAAGCTGACaa GTGTTGAACAGG ATTTTAGGTTCAAATTAATGCCAG TTGCAGGTCGCTCGCCACTCAAGTTCACGCTCAACACATCTCAACTGGTGCCCTCCACTCGATGTACTACCGGCCAgccaataaaat tgaaTTCGGATTACGTGCCAg AAAGCAGTGAcg AGAGAAATGAAAATAAGATCGAAAATGATGTTCAAAACATGGATGGTA GTATAACCACGAAGAAGTCGTATATAGCGCCATCTCCAGCTGATAATCCACATTATATTGATGAtgaaagataa
- the LOC115450748 gene encoding uncharacterized protein LOC115450748 isoform X4: protein MELLIPRGRVYDEFIVVFAMVTSMCICAEYDLQSAMKLKQLDMEYGEKLTSVEQDFRFKLMPGRSPLKFTLNTSQLVPSTRCTTGQPIKLNSDYVPESSDERNENKIENDVQNMDGSITTKKSYIAPSPADNPHYIDDER from the exons ATGGAACTTCTGATACCAAGAGGACGTGTTTACGACGAATTTATTGTG GTATTTGCAATGGTTACTTCAATGTGTATTTGTGCGGAATACGACTTGCAGTCAG CAATGAAATTAAAGCAGCTAGACAtgg AGTACGGCGAGAAGCTGACaa GTGTTGAACAGG ATTTTAGGTTCAAATTAATGCCAG GTCGCTCGCCACTCAAGTTCACGCTCAACACATCTCAACTGGTGCCCTCCACTCGATGTACTACCGGCCAgccaataaaat tgaaTTCGGATTACGTGCCAg AAAGCAGTGAcg AGAGAAATGAAAATAAGATCGAAAATGATGTTCAAAACATGGATGGTA GTATAACCACGAAGAAGTCGTATATAGCGCCATCTCCAGCTGATAATCCACATTATATTGATGAtgaaagataa